One Asterias rubens chromosome 8, eAstRub1.3, whole genome shotgun sequence genomic window, cctgcgatggactTGCATCCTGTCCAGGaggaatagaaatattctcaatCGTTTAGTGGCAAGGAAACCGGAAATAAATACCGACCTGGtgagccatattggctcggGACAGACTTTACTTTTAAATAGTGAAATTGAAATATGTTCACCATACCCCAAACCGCAGCAGTctacacaagtggggctaccttGCATCTCCGCTTTGTGCTTATGGTGAACCCAAGACGATGCGCCACATGATAGCTGACTGCCCACTCTCTCACTTTGATGGTGGCACTGAAGCCCTTCACCTGGCTGAGGACCAAGCCATAAACTGGCTTACGGACTTTAAAGTGAGATCAGCGGAGCATACGACATCATCATCACCCCAAACTAGCTACACCAGGGAACTTACCCGCAATTTTCCAGTCAACTGAGGCCAAGTTCTGCAGGCTGACTGGAAGCATCCACTGGCCTTCCTCTGGGTGTCTTTCCGGAGGTGGGTTCATCATGTATGAACGCCAGTAGATTGCCACGTTGGTCCTCCAGAGGGATCTTGCATCTCGCCTTAGAATAAATGTCTTGATAGAAATtaccaaacaataataatatccagTTAATAAGTGTTTTCACATccgaagggcatctcaaagcgcttccaacattattacccctgcagccaatttcacaaaacgctaggattaatcctatctcgagactgaggattaatcttaaggtctgcatgctacagtaggttgggactcgtcctaagtcctaagattaatctaaagtttggtgaaatcgaagaCTGGTCACAGGCCTTAAATAATTcctttaaccatctcagctctctggtgagtatacagcctgtgcaacaaacaTGTTGGAcaattcggacacagccttTAACAAACAAGAACCATAATATGGAATAGGCTGAACATTTTGATTGAAATTGGCTAGTGATTATAAACTGCAACTTACCTTCACACCGTGTGGTGGCAGCAACACCTCCACCGTGTTCCACTCAATCAGTACCTCAAGCACAGCCAAGTTGTGACACAGCCAGCGTAGCTGTACAGCGGAAAGTCTGGCGCGGTCTCTATGCTGTGAAACTACAGGCTTTAAGCCTGGCGGCAAGGGCCCGCTCCTACTGGGACCCTTCTGCATGCAAAGCTCCATCAGGGTGGGTACTCTCTGTGATCGATCTGCACCTTCGACTGAAACAGATTTCAGTGAACAAAATGATGAaagctaaaaacaaacaattttagaGGACacagcaaacaaaataataataataataatactaacagtatttataatgcgccaaattgtcaaaggatacaaggtgctgagaaagaaagaaaagggaaaagacagaacaaagataagaccagctacgaagagtcaaaaaggtgggttttgagagcacgtttgaaggctgTGACACTGTTTGAGCTTCTGGTTAGGGTAGGTAGAGAATTCCATAGTCGGGATGCAGCAATTGAAAATGCCCTGTCACCTGCAAGTTTATGGGTTTTGTGAACTGAAAGGGATTTACCAGTAGAAGAGCGAAGAGAGTAAGAGGATGTCTGGAGTGAAAGGAGAGAGGAGAGATAATCCGGGGCACAATGATTGAGGGATTTatatgtgtggaccattgtacggAATTGAATGCGTTGGGCAACTGGAAGCCAGTGTAATTGCTTGAGAAGTGGAGATGAGTGAGTGAATTTTCTACTTAGAAAAGAAGTGGTATCTCTGAAATGAGATTGGAAATAAATGATTTGGTCTTTAAAAGTCAAGATGAGTGTCATCCTAACTGTAGGACCAGCctatgtttttaatatctccttggacttgtcctaagtcagGGCTAGgcctaagttctttgtgaaatcgactcctgGACTGTCAACACAAATCTAAAGATGttatcatacatgtagcaaagCCAACATATCTTCCTCCCTGTGAGACCAACATCACCTATTATGCAAAATTCTAAGGGTGAAAAGAGATGAATGACAAATAATAGACAAAACCTCAGGCCTGTTTTACCAATGTCTAAATCGCACTCAGTGTCGCTGCCTCTCATAAAGTGTTCCAGGAACTCAGTTCTCAGCATGTGTCTCATCCTTCGCCTCTGTATCTTAGTCTTACGTCTGCGATGTGTACCATCTTGAGTCGGTAGAGGTGTCTCTTCAACAAAACCAATCTCATCCTCACTGCTCGTGTCGCTCTCTTCACATGAGAAGTCTTCCTGAACTAGAAATCAGAGAGAGATGAAACATTGTtgaattgtaaaataaaaaccatcgcaaatttcatagagttgcttttgAAGCACAAAAGAGTGCCTGAAAAAGGTTTGGATGAGCAAGAATTAAGCAGGACCAGTTGCAAGTCACATATGTGACATAGTAGTTTTGCTGGTAAGtttattatggtaagcatatAATGGTTATGCTGAGcagctttttgtgtttttaagcagctccattAAATTGGGTCCATAGAGCTCCTTAAGCCGAACAgagttgcttttaaaagcagaaataaaCATGATACTGGTCACAATTTGTAGATATGTGACATGGTCGTTTGGCTACCAGTAACCTTATTTTGACGAGCATAATTTTGGTGTGCTTATAGCTACTCTATGAGGAGATATAACTTAGAAAAATGATTTAAGAGACTCAGTCCTTACTTTCCAGCTCCGCAAACGCTTCCTCCTCAGTTTTAAAGCCATCATCAGCATCTCCCTGTCCAGATGCTGACTTAGTCTCCGATCCTCTGCCTCTGTCATGATTGGGAGCAGGGACAGAGATGGGTGACTGATCATTCTCTTTGGCATCTGCTGACAGGGCTAGCGAGATAGAACGGGCAAACTGgccttttttttgtattgctgCTAACTGTGCAGCCGAGATATCACTGGATTCAAAGCCCTCGTCCATCTGCAATGCAATTCAAACGAAATGGTACGTATATTAAAAatgctaatttttgtttacgGAGTGAGTTATTGTTTTTGAGTTAACGGAgtgagttattattttttttcattttcatattCTGGATGTGAACCCAAGAACACTCTGATTCTAAGCAAACTGAATCACTgtactaccatggaggaaggaatgtGGTACTAGACTACTATAGCCATGCaaggacctacatgtaggagaaaagaaagggaaagaaagtttcagttttagatgtgggagaaaaacaCATGATAACTAGTCCAGGCAAAACCCACGTAGTCAGGAACTGAAAATCCAATCCACGTGTAGTGCCCCCGACGCGGGGGACGTGATTCCTGAagatggaaggcgaggaaagataccaatCTGCCAACCCGTATTTAGACTGTTGTGTTTACAGATAACTTGTAGCAAGTCTAATGACATgtatgtcaaaggtcatgtgCATGAAGGCCGCCGTCATGTGAGTCATAGTAAAAATGAGTCAACGTGAAACTGAAAGAAAGTGCAACATTAAATTGGTGACTTCAAATTGATTTGTCCTAGTCATAGTAGTTATTACAGTGTTAGCTAGAAGTGGAAGACACAACATAGACGTAGAGTAGATTATGTTTTAGGAaagatggaaaagtttccgtatggcgccaccactttttcattcgatatgaaataatatagtatcttatttacctcaatgagatatccctttttgtaaaaattagtgaaaaggtggtggcgccatacggaaagttatccggaaAGATTTCCGCATCTGCATGGTCATACTTTTTTATGgatttaatttaaatgttttattggaTGATGgccttttatttttacttttcccAAAAGTTTGACATACATTATTAGGCTGTAGCAAGCAGTACTGTCTAGACATATAGGCCCTATTATGCCATCGATAACggtgggttttttttaggttttttttatagctaGTATTACTAATTATAGTATTACTACTAGTACTAGCCATGTATTGTTAGCTAAGCAATTCTGCATCGGGTAACCACATAAAATTCCTTTAATTTAGTACTATTAAATTACCTAGCTGCGCAGAAGGGTTAAAACAGAACGTATACAATCCTCAATCCTCTCTACACTAACTAAATCTAATGTTTACAGAGGAGTGTCAATTGGTTGAAAAtgaaacacaattttctgaaatATCGTTACTTCTTTTCACTCTTCAGTCTTTACTTACCACCAACAAGTTGAACTTTACACTTGCAGTTCAAGCCTTCTTAAACCAAGGTGTGTGTGGAAGGAAATGAAACAGGTCTCCCTCATCAATGATACAAAACTAGACAACAGGAGGTAAATAAACAATCGTTGATTCATGAAAGTTGCAAGACCAGTGTGCAACAATACAACAATAATTCAGTTTGTTGTTGTCCAACCTCTGAATGATCGTTCCCAACGATTTGGTCCGTTCAGAAGTTAACCGTGCGGGGACGAGCGGAAACAGCGTGCAAAATACATTAGCGCTGTAAACTGCTGACCAATGCACTTTTTGCATTGAAACGCACCGTGACCTAGCCCCCCACAGGTGAGCTCCGAAATAATTTCTCTAAATTGTGATGTTTACGACAAAAATAAGGTCGATAGGTAGATGACGGTGGAGGTAACTTGGTCGGCCTTAAAAATATTGTGGTTGGCCATGGTTAGCGTTGCCGTTGTTGTACACGAGATAGATGCTAATTTACAGCAATTACTTTTTGTACACAACTATTGAACTACTAACTAAAGCTGACTGAGTAAAAGGCTGAAAGTATCGTGTAGAAgcatagccccacttgtgtggccaaggctacaTGTAGCTCGGCTAGCGGCCACACAAAAGAAGTGGGGCTAGAGTACACAGAACTTGGCCCAGAACTTACTTAGAAAAGTGACGGAACACGCACTACAGTctacacagggtttgccctaGAGTGTTTAGATAGTAACGATGCCAATGACCAATGTGGCTATTTGTAAATGTAATGCATGGATTTGTCTATTATTCACAGTACACACAAAGTTATCATAAATAAGTCAAAATAGAACGACTACTATatactagtactactactactactagtactagtacaGTAGTACTACTACCTAGGTAGGTATAGGCCcacgtacatgtagtacaagGCAATAGTAGTAGTAGAATGGAAGTAAGTATACAGTTCAGATCGGGCCCTGTACTCCTACTATGATGAGGTTTCGTTCTGTAGTCATGGTAGTGGAGACGATAatggaacgaacctcatagagTAGATATGTAGAGTAGGAGTAGAAGTAGGGCCCATCCATGTATCATTTTTTGACATTGGATCGTTTTGAGTGGAGGAATTGCATCCATCCCCCAGCACGTTGTCATgggtcttttttctttattacaaatattattcAGATTAAAGTAAAGTTTACTTCAAActaacaataattttataaataggttttgtttttagtttttgaactataaagtaattttttaggTTTAATTCTTTAGATAACTTTCCCTATGGCGCTACCactttttttactcatttttacaaaaaaggaaatcTCATTGAGGAAAATTAGATACTAACCACTActtgtattatttcatatcaaatgaaaaagtgttggcgccatatggaaacgTTTCCAATTTGTTGTAAAGGACTAATCTTCTAGAGCATATCCTTTTATTTCAAGCAGGTGCAGTGATGCTTTCAAGAGGACAGCATGCTGTGCTGCAGCAGTGCTTGATTCCAACCTGGACATCAAGGTCACAAAGTCTCAATCATCTCGTTAAAAGTCTCCACCAACTATCCAATCGGACTGCTTGCACTGGGTGCCGCAGAGACAGAATCTTGCAGCTTCGTCAAAACCCATGGAGTCGTAGAGTGGagaattacctcaaaaatgccAGAGGATTCTGCAGCACAAAGAATTGGACTCAAACATGCACGAAACAGCATCATCTTTTGCAGAGTAGAGAAGCttttcaaattcaaggcatcgtCCACAAGCCACTCAAGGCAGCAGTTTTTCTAAGACCTTTATCGTCGGAATCAGACCCCGGTCAGAGTGCCTCATTTAAAATTGACATTACTGAGGAAGGCTTGGTGGATGATGTGGCCAAAGAACTTGATGCTGAGGGGGCGGGTGAAATCAAAATTCCAAAGGGGAAAACTTTGCCTAGGAACGGCTCAAAGAGGAATGGCTCATTGACGGTAAACATTCTTTTGAACACCGAGAAGCTGGTTTTAGTGGGTTTTTTAATAACAACTTTATGTACAGTACAACAGCAGAATATGGCATTGCCATTCTCCTGaggatgatcagagcatactaataGAAATGTCAAAATGTCAATCAATGGTTCTTTTCGTTGGTCTTAGGTTCGAAccccacctgagtgatttgcctgtggattttttttccccacagaactctgggaaagtgctgagtacaTAGTGCTTTATACATATCAGTGTGtctgggaaaaaaatgtttgtgctatttatccccaatgcaaaaacTAACATTAGGTTtgggtcgttttttttttttatctgcagGAATCCCTGGTAAGCGTTGGCAAACTTGTACCAGACAAGATTGTCAATCTCTTGGATGAAGAAGGGGAGTTGTTAGGTTCACTGCACCGTGCTGAGGCCATTAAACAAAGTCAGAAAACCGGCCTCAAACTTGTGTTGGTCAACTCAAAGACTAAGCCGTATCCAACATATAGGTACAGGGAAAACTTTGAGGAGTGAAGCttaagataaaaataataataatattgaatattTCTAGTGcaccatgtctgtcaatgatgacactcctggcgcaaaaacaagaactctgctacatgtatatatacaaaaacaaccaaagttcaaacatgtcaaaagcTACGGTTTCCGATATATTTCtgttttgagatgtttcttgaatTGAGAACAATTATCTGCCTTTCGGAGATGAAGTGGGACGCTGTTATGAGTTCAAATTAACCCAGGCAATACATGGATATGAGAAGAACTCTAAAGAGAACACTTGGATTAAAAAGTGGTTGACAAAAAAGCAAAACTAACCCcttgacaccttt contains:
- the LOC117294062 gene encoding translation initiation factor IF-3, mitochondrial-like, whose amino-acid sequence is MLSRGQHAVLQQCLIPTWTSRSQSLNHLVKSLHQLSNRTACTGCRRDRILQLRQNPWSRRVENYLKNARGFCSTKNWTQTCTKQHHLLQSREAFQIQGIVHKPLKAAVFLRPLSSESDPGQSASFKIDITEEGLVDDVAKELDAEGAGEIKIPKGKTLPRNGSKRNGSLTESLVSVGKLVPDKIVNLLDEEGELLGSLHRAEAIKQSQKTGLKLVLVNSKTKPYPTYRLMTGKQLHQEQMVHREKAKNASAQTQIKEVRLSGNIEKHDLEVKRKHLQGWLKEGESHVHVRVTVMGGGKGVKKITKEQQMAVVHQLMNGIEDRVTFASKPRDIGREGMNLSVVLRPMSAKEKANRVKQKNAEESLKQAAGDSREEAKVQDEKVDS